From a region of the Halolamina sp. CBA1230 genome:
- a CDS encoding BMP family protein produces MDRRTFIGGATGAALTGLTGCLGGGGGSSTETNVGMVYALGGLGDEAFNDMAHAGIQRAEEELGISYENTEPTGQSEFGTFQQQFATSTDPNYDMIACIGFAQRSALQENAEEYPDQNFMLVDAELDVDNVASYTFREHEGSFQVGHLAGLLSTREFSHEGTYSGTEKTFSTNPDEKVVGFVGGKENPLIKKFEAGFIAGVEHVDSEIDVRAAYAGSWNDPGRGQAIAASMYGEGADIVYHAAGATGGGVFNAAGEHGRLAIGVDSDQSLSSDASHTIVASMVKHVDTAVFNATQDVVNDEFQGGSTIALGLDDEGVEAVIGTEYEGEIPQDVLDALDSSRQAIQNGEIDVPTEPEN; encoded by the coding sequence ATCGACCGACGAACGTTCATCGGGGGTGCGACCGGCGCTGCACTGACCGGACTGACTGGCTGTCTCGGCGGCGGCGGCGGCAGCAGCACCGAGACGAACGTCGGGATGGTGTACGCCCTCGGCGGGCTGGGCGACGAGGCGTTCAACGACATGGCCCACGCGGGCATCCAGCGCGCCGAGGAGGAGCTCGGGATCTCCTACGAGAACACCGAGCCGACGGGGCAGAGCGAGTTCGGCACGTTCCAGCAGCAGTTCGCCACGTCGACGGACCCGAACTACGATATGATCGCCTGTATCGGGTTCGCCCAGCGGAGCGCGCTCCAGGAGAACGCCGAGGAGTACCCCGACCAGAACTTCATGCTGGTCGACGCCGAACTCGACGTGGACAACGTCGCCTCCTACACGTTCCGCGAGCACGAGGGGTCGTTCCAGGTGGGCCACCTCGCCGGGCTCCTGTCGACCCGGGAGTTCAGCCACGAGGGGACGTACAGCGGCACCGAGAAGACGTTCTCCACCAACCCCGACGAGAAGGTGGTCGGCTTCGTCGGCGGGAAGGAGAACCCCCTGATCAAGAAGTTCGAGGCCGGCTTCATCGCGGGCGTCGAGCACGTCGACTCCGAGATCGACGTGCGCGCGGCGTACGCCGGCTCGTGGAACGACCCCGGGCGCGGCCAGGCGATCGCCGCCTCGATGTACGGCGAGGGCGCCGACATCGTCTACCACGCCGCGGGCGCCACCGGCGGCGGCGTGTTCAACGCGGCGGGCGAGCACGGCCGCCTCGCGATCGGTGTCGACAGCGACCAGTCGCTGAGCAGCGACGCGAGCCACACCATCGTCGCGAGCATGGTCAAGCACGTCGACACCGCGGTGTTCAACGCGACCCAGGACGTCGTCAACGACGAGTTCCAGGGCGGCTCCACCATCGCGCTCGGCCTCGACGATGAGGGCGTCGAAGCCGTCATCGGCACCGAGTACGAAGGGGAGATCCCGCAGGACGTGCTCGACGCGCTCGACTCCTCCCGTCAGGCGATCCAGAACGGCGAGATCGACGTGCCGACCGAACCCGAGAACTGA
- a CDS encoding ABC transporter ATP-binding protein produces the protein MSAPAVDLRRITKQFPGVLANDEVDLTVERGSVHALLGENGAGKTTLMNVLYGLYQPTDGTVVVDGEERTFDSPRDAIDAGIGMIHQHFMLVEPMTVTQNVVLGNEPRKWGGLAIDRETAREDVAELADRYGFDVDPEATVGDLSVGEQQRIEILKALYRGADTLILDEPTAVLTPQEVEELFDVFDELTEAGKTIIFITHKLSEVTDAADEVTVLRDGKNVGTVDVDEVDGTELAEMMVGREVLFDTEKSPVETGSIGLAARDLVVEDDRGVRAVDGVDLRIADGEVFGVAGVDGNGQSELVEAITGLRTPVSGRVYLGDEDVTDAPRRRRIENGMAYVPEDRQTRGLVMSYDLTENGLLGSQRDQQFADGGRIRWGDAEEHAEEIVEEYDVRPADPDATATSLSGGNQQKFIVGREFSRDPSAVVASHPTRGVDVGSVEFIHDRLLELRDEGAAVLLVSSKLDEVRSLSDRLGVMHDGELVDVVDPAEVTEEQLGLLMAGEEPEDVPQASRRNGGER, from the coding sequence ATGAGCGCGCCAGCGGTCGACCTCAGACGGATCACCAAACAGTTCCCGGGCGTCCTCGCGAACGACGAGGTCGACTTGACCGTCGAACGCGGGAGCGTCCACGCCCTCCTCGGCGAGAACGGGGCGGGCAAGACGACGCTGATGAACGTCCTCTACGGGCTGTACCAGCCCACCGACGGCACCGTCGTCGTCGACGGCGAGGAGCGGACGTTCGACTCCCCCCGGGACGCGATCGACGCCGGTATCGGCATGATCCACCAGCACTTCATGCTCGTGGAGCCGATGACCGTGACCCAGAACGTCGTGCTCGGCAACGAGCCACGGAAATGGGGTGGGCTCGCGATCGACCGCGAGACCGCCCGCGAGGACGTCGCCGAGCTCGCCGACCGCTACGGGTTCGACGTGGACCCCGAAGCGACCGTCGGCGACCTCTCGGTGGGCGAGCAACAGCGCATCGAGATCCTGAAGGCGCTGTACCGTGGCGCCGACACCCTGATCCTCGACGAGCCGACCGCGGTGCTCACCCCACAGGAGGTCGAGGAGCTGTTCGACGTGTTCGACGAGCTGACCGAGGCCGGCAAGACGATCATCTTCATCACCCACAAGCTGAGCGAGGTGACCGACGCGGCCGACGAGGTCACGGTGCTGCGCGACGGGAAGAACGTCGGGACGGTCGACGTCGACGAGGTCGACGGCACCGAGCTCGCGGAGATGATGGTCGGCCGTGAGGTGCTGTTCGACACGGAGAAATCGCCCGTCGAGACGGGCTCGATCGGGCTCGCGGCGCGTGACCTCGTGGTCGAGGACGACCGCGGGGTACGCGCCGTCGACGGCGTCGACCTCCGGATCGCCGACGGCGAGGTGTTCGGCGTCGCCGGCGTCGACGGTAACGGCCAGTCGGAGCTGGTCGAAGCGATCACCGGCCTCCGGACACCCGTCTCGGGGCGGGTGTATCTCGGCGACGAGGACGTGACCGACGCCCCGCGGCGGCGGCGCATCGAGAACGGGATGGCGTACGTCCCGGAGGACCGACAGACCCGCGGGCTGGTGATGTCGTACGACCTGACCGAGAACGGCCTGCTCGGCAGCCAACGTGACCAGCAGTTCGCCGACGGCGGTCGCATCCGCTGGGGGGACGCCGAGGAACACGCCGAGGAGATCGTCGAAGAGTACGACGTCCGCCCCGCCGACCCCGACGCGACCGCGACGTCGCTCTCGGGCGGGAACCAGCAGAAGTTCATCGTCGGCCGGGAGTTCTCCCGCGACCCGTCGGCCGTCGTCGCCTCCCACCCGACCCGCGGCGTCGACGTGGGCAGCGTGGAGTTCATCCACGACCGCCTGCTCGAACTGCGCGACGAGGGGGCGGCGGTGCTGCTGGTCTCCTCGAAGCTCGACGAGGTCCGGAGCCTCTCCGACCGCCTGGGCGTGATGCACGACGGCGAACTGGTCGACGTGGTCGACCCCGCCGAAGTCACCGAGGAGCAGTTGGGGCTGCTGATGGCGGGCGAGGAGCCCGAGGACGTGCCGCAGGCGTCCCGCCGGAACGGGGGTGAGCGATGA
- a CDS encoding ABC transporter permease — protein MNPDRLPDPIAGLLGRLVDASAGERLVVSVAALVTAILLGGVVTLVAGVFAECATPIFGPFCYNPLAVYRYLFLAPFFDSFILQETLKNSALLLFTGLAVAVSFRAGLFNIGTQGQLVLGALAAALAAVWVGPAAPSGPVGGALIAIVAMIAGAVVGGLYAAIPGALKAYADANEVITTIMLNFIASDVAFFLVSAYFQKPDSGSVETRDVPAAARFGPEIALAMAIALTLLITYVLWGTAFGYDLRTAGIQPEAADYAGVDAKRMIVTSMTLSGMIGGMGGAVWVLMSVGRWVNGVPSLGFDGITVSVLASNNPLGVLFAGPLFGSMQAGSLSIDFQLGVPRQLVGVIRGLVILLVAMPEFFRALGVRWNMGGSR, from the coding sequence ATGAACCCCGATCGTCTCCCGGACCCGATCGCGGGGCTGCTGGGCCGGCTGGTCGACGCCTCCGCGGGCGAACGGCTGGTCGTCAGCGTCGCCGCGCTGGTCACGGCGATCCTGCTCGGCGGCGTCGTCACGCTGGTCGCAGGGGTGTTCGCGGAGTGTGCCACGCCGATTTTCGGACCGTTCTGTTACAACCCCCTCGCGGTGTACCGCTACCTGTTCCTCGCGCCGTTTTTCGACTCCTTCATCCTGCAGGAGACGCTGAAGAACTCCGCGCTGCTTCTGTTCACGGGGCTGGCCGTCGCCGTCTCGTTCCGTGCCGGGCTGTTCAACATCGGGACGCAGGGACAGCTGGTGCTGGGTGCGCTCGCGGCCGCGCTCGCGGCCGTCTGGGTCGGCCCGGCGGCGCCGTCGGGCCCGGTCGGCGGCGCGCTGATCGCGATCGTCGCGATGATCGCCGGCGCGGTCGTCGGCGGGCTCTACGCCGCCATCCCGGGCGCGCTGAAGGCGTACGCCGACGCGAACGAGGTGATCACCACCATCATGCTCAACTTCATCGCGAGCGACGTCGCGTTCTTCCTCGTCTCGGCGTACTTCCAGAAGCCCGACAGCGGGAGCGTCGAGACGCGTGACGTGCCGGCCGCGGCGCGGTTCGGTCCGGAGATCGCGCTCGCGATGGCGATCGCGCTGACGCTTTTGATCACCTACGTGCTCTGGGGGACCGCGTTCGGCTACGACCTCCGGACCGCGGGGATCCAGCCCGAGGCCGCCGACTACGCGGGCGTCGACGCCAAGCGCATGATCGTCACGAGCATGACCCTCTCGGGGATGATCGGCGGCATGGGCGGCGCGGTCTGGGTGCTGATGTCCGTCGGGCGCTGGGTCAACGGCGTCCCCTCGCTGGGGTTCGACGGGATCACGGTGTCGGTGCTGGCGAGCAACAACCCCCTCGGGGTGCTGTTCGCGGGGCCGCTGTTCGGCTCGATGCAGGCGGGGAGCCTCTCGATCGACTTCCAACTCGGCGTGCCCAGACAGCTCGTCGGCGTCATCCGGGGGCTGGTGATCCTGCTGGTCGCCATGCCCGAGTTCTTCCGGGCGCTCGGCGTGCGCTGGAACATGGGGGGTAGCCGATGA
- a CDS encoding ABC transporter permease has protein sequence MNAIRRFGLLAVSTLAVVAVVLIGQLFPNTPAGELASVLDAGYAASALRLAVPIAFAALGGIFAERSGVINIGLEGLLIVGAFTGVAVAHWMIGESGASLGPGVVLLLVIAALLALAGAALDLLGDSRREMAIRGGGGVLATAVLAALTVALAGPTLAATWIAFYVAVLVSGAFSLLFAVVTIEYRADQVIAGLAVWLIALGAAPFASSVIWGSVNSPGVDTLGTWTVPLLSEIPTVGSVLFDAEPVVYFLLLATPVSWYVLAHTSFGYWVRASGQNPKALDTAGVDVRRVRYAAVLISGVFSGIGGAGLSLGRVGNFVGSGTTMVDGRGWIGITAMLFGNYNPFGAFGASLLFAALDALQFRLQQLNVAIPDSLIQSVPYVTVIVVLALVGRTRTPDAAGEHYEADED, from the coding sequence ATGAACGCGATCAGGCGCTTCGGGCTGCTGGCAGTCAGCACGCTCGCCGTGGTCGCGGTCGTCCTGATCGGCCAGCTGTTCCCGAACACGCCGGCGGGCGAGCTCGCGAGCGTGCTCGACGCCGGCTACGCTGCCTCCGCGCTCCGGCTGGCGGTCCCCATCGCGTTCGCCGCGCTGGGCGGCATCTTCGCCGAGCGCAGCGGCGTGATCAACATCGGGCTCGAAGGGCTGCTGATCGTCGGCGCGTTCACCGGCGTCGCGGTCGCCCACTGGATGATCGGCGAGAGCGGCGCGAGCCTCGGCCCGGGGGTCGTGCTCCTGCTCGTGATCGCGGCGCTGCTCGCGTTGGCCGGCGCGGCGCTGGACCTGCTGGGTGACTCCCGCAGGGAGATGGCGATCCGTGGCGGCGGCGGGGTGCTCGCGACCGCCGTCCTCGCCGCGCTCACGGTCGCGCTCGCGGGGCCGACGCTCGCGGCGACGTGGATCGCGTTCTACGTCGCGGTGCTGGTCAGCGGGGCGTTCTCGCTTTTGTTCGCGGTCGTCACCATCGAGTACCGTGCGGACCAGGTGATCGCGGGGCTGGCGGTCTGGCTGATCGCGCTCGGCGCGGCCCCCTTCGCCAGCAGCGTCATCTGGGGCAGCGTGAACTCGCCGGGCGTGGACACGCTCGGCACGTGGACGGTGCCGCTGCTCTCGGAGATCCCGACGGTCGGCTCGGTGCTGTTCGACGCCGAGCCGGTCGTCTACTTCCTGCTGCTCGCGACGCCGGTATCGTGGTACGTCCTCGCCCACACTTCCTTCGGCTACTGGGTGCGGGCCAGCGGGCAGAACCCCAAGGCGCTCGACACCGCGGGCGTCGACGTGCGCCGGGTGCGCTACGCCGCCGTGCTGATCTCGGGCGTGTTCTCGGGGATCGGCGGCGCCGGCCTCTCGCTGGGCCGCGTGGGCAACTTCGTCGGCAGCGGGACGACGATGGTCGACGGCCGGGGGTGGATCGGCATCACTGCGATGCTGTTCGGCAACTACAACCCCTTCGGCGCGTTCGGCGCGTCGCTTTTGTTCGCGGCGCTGGACGCGCTCCAGTTCCGGCTCCAGCAGCTGAACGTCGCCATCCCGGACTCGCTGATCCAGTCGGTCCCCTACGTCACCGTGATCGTGGTGCTCGCGCTGGTGGGACGGACCCGCACGCCGGACGCCGCCGGCGAGCACTACGAGGCCGACGAGGACTGA
- a CDS encoding geranylgeranyl reductase family protein: MSTHEYDIVVVGSGTAGCYAAATAAQEGLDVAVVERKDEEAAGHIACGDALKGANSFPDAIPKSKIESSFTNTAVDHGRFEIPSEDAVLNIPVPGELAVIDRWEYGRKIIDAADEAGAEFHYDTVVTDVLQDNSGRVTGVRGKRKGEVETFEAEITVDAAGALSVLQDNADFSDATFDTNVSYSQFCSAYREIVEVPEPVDWNDALVFKPTDRASGYLWYFPRTPTEINVGLGFQMTEEPMKLVKDLRKDLRSRPEFEGAEVVDKLGAALPTRRPYDSATAPGMVAVGDAAGLVNPTTGGGIAGAAYSGKYAAEEAISAISGGRADEELWRYNEKVMDHFGARYAALDVYNVLSTAVEVDELTSMLASLPGEPIAEALYSGKTSIGPKTALKTLRGAIGHLDQLWEIYQVRNLAEELLAHYESYPDRPSALPRWQDERDSIMERVYERTGADPKY, from the coding sequence ATGAGCACACACGAGTACGATATCGTCGTCGTCGGTTCCGGCACCGCGGGCTGCTACGCGGCGGCGACGGCCGCCCAGGAGGGGCTCGACGTGGCCGTCGTCGAGCGCAAGGACGAGGAGGCGGCCGGCCACATCGCCTGCGGCGACGCGCTCAAGGGCGCGAACTCGTTCCCGGACGCGATCCCGAAGTCGAAGATCGAGTCCTCGTTCACCAACACCGCGGTCGACCACGGCCGCTTCGAGATCCCTTCCGAGGACGCCGTCCTGAACATCCCGGTCCCCGGGGAGCTGGCGGTGATCGACCGCTGGGAGTACGGCCGCAAGATCATCGACGCCGCCGACGAGGCCGGCGCGGAGTTCCACTACGACACGGTCGTCACGGACGTGCTGCAGGACAACTCGGGCCGCGTGACTGGCGTTCGCGGCAAGCGCAAGGGTGAGGTCGAGACGTTCGAGGCCGAGATCACCGTCGACGCCGCGGGCGCGCTCTCGGTGCTGCAGGACAACGCCGACTTCTCCGACGCCACGTTCGACACCAACGTCTCCTACTCGCAGTTCTGCTCGGCGTACCGCGAGATCGTCGAGGTGCCCGAGCCCGTCGACTGGAACGACGCGCTGGTGTTCAAGCCGACCGACCGCGCCTCGGGCTACCTCTGGTACTTCCCGCGCACGCCGACGGAGATCAACGTCGGCCTCGGGTTCCAGATGACCGAGGAGCCGATGAAGCTGGTGAAGGACCTCCGGAAGGACCTCCGGAGCCGTCCCGAGTTCGAGGGCGCTGAAGTGGTCGACAAGCTCGGCGCCGCGCTCCCGACCCGCCGGCCGTACGACTCCGCGACGGCGCCGGGGATGGTCGCGGTCGGCGACGCCGCCGGGCTCGTCAACCCCACGACCGGCGGGGGGATCGCGGGCGCCGCCTACTCCGGGAAGTACGCCGCCGAGGAGGCTATCTCGGCCATCTCGGGAGGGCGGGCGGACGAGGAGCTCTGGCGGTACAACGAGAAGGTAATGGACCACTTCGGCGCGCGCTACGCCGCGCTCGACGTGTACAACGTGCTCTCGACGGCCGTCGAGGTGGACGAACTCACGTCGATGCTCGCCTCGCTACCCGGCGAGCCGATCGCGGAGGCGCTGTACTCCGGGAAAACGTCGATCGGCCCCAAGACCGCGCTCAAGACGCTGCGCGGCGCGATCGGCCACCTCGACCAGCTCTGGGAGATCTACCAGGTGCGAAATCTCGCGGAGGAGCTGCTGGCCCACTACGAGTCCTACCCCGACCGCCCGTCGGCGCTCCCGCGCTGGCAGGACGAGCGTGACTCGATCATGGAGCGCGTCTACGAGCGGACGGGCGCCGATCCCAAGTACTAA
- a CDS encoding amidohydrolase produces MHVDADDLISFRRELHRHPEPAWCEFYTTARIVEELRARDVDELHVGPDALEESDEPRMSLPDQATRAEWKDRAVEAGADPDLLSRLDGGNTGAVAVIEQGEGPTVGLRVDIDGLPITESDDDDHVPAAAGFRSENEGYMHACGHDAHATLGLGVIDAVQDSDFSGTLKVFFQPAEERVAGGGPMSRSGHLDDVDALYAVHVGLDHPTGEIVAGVGGFLAVSGFEVEFEGTSAHAGAHPEEGDNAIQAMAEAVTSIYAVPRHADGPTRVNAGVVEGGTASNIVAEHARMEGEVRGATTELMEYMWTETGRVVGAAANMHDVTAERTLNSRAPSAESDEELASIVADVAEGVEGVDSILDHDDLGGSEDATYLMNRVQDQGGQACYVGLGTDHPGGHHTSTFDVDEESLRIGVETLAGAIEAFSQEQR; encoded by the coding sequence GTGCACGTAGACGCCGACGACCTGATCTCGTTCCGCCGGGAGCTCCACCGTCACCCCGAGCCGGCGTGGTGTGAGTTCTACACCACCGCCCGTATCGTCGAGGAACTCCGCGCCCGCGACGTGGACGAACTCCACGTCGGCCCGGACGCGCTGGAGGAGAGCGACGAGCCACGCATGTCCCTCCCCGACCAGGCCACCCGCGCCGAGTGGAAGGACCGCGCCGTCGAGGCCGGCGCCGACCCGGACCTCCTCTCGCGGCTCGACGGCGGGAACACCGGCGCTGTCGCCGTGATCGAGCAGGGCGAGGGGCCCACGGTCGGCCTCCGGGTCGACATCGACGGGCTCCCGATCACCGAGTCCGACGACGACGATCACGTCCCCGCCGCGGCGGGGTTCCGCTCCGAGAACGAGGGGTACATGCACGCCTGCGGCCACGACGCCCACGCGACCCTCGGCCTGGGCGTGATCGACGCTGTCCAAGATTCCGACTTCTCGGGCACGCTGAAGGTGTTCTTCCAGCCGGCCGAGGAGCGCGTCGCCGGCGGCGGCCCGATGTCCCGCTCGGGCCACCTCGACGATGTGGACGCGCTGTACGCGGTCCACGTCGGCCTTGATCACCCGACCGGCGAGATCGTGGCCGGCGTCGGCGGCTTCCTCGCGGTCTCGGGGTTCGAAGTCGAGTTCGAGGGCACTTCCGCCCACGCGGGCGCCCACCCGGAGGAGGGCGACAACGCGATCCAGGCGATGGCCGAGGCGGTCACCAGCATCTACGCCGTGCCGCGCCACGCCGACGGGCCGACCCGGGTGAACGCCGGCGTCGTCGAGGGCGGCACCGCGTCGAACATCGTCGCCGAGCACGCGCGGATGGAGGGCGAGGTCAGGGGGGCAACGACGGAACTGATGGAGTACATGTGGACGGAGACGGGTCGCGTCGTCGGCGCCGCCGCCAACATGCACGACGTGACCGCCGAGCGCACGCTGAACTCCCGGGCCCCCTCCGCCGAGAGCGACGAGGAGCTCGCGTCGATCGTCGCCGACGTCGCCGAGGGTGTCGAGGGCGTGGACTCGATCCTCGACCACGACGACCTCGGCGGCAGCGAGGACGCGACGTACCTGATGAACCGCGTGCAGGATCAGGGCGGGCAGGCTTGCTACGTCGGCCTGGGAACCGACCACCCCGGCGGCCACCACACCTCGACGTTCGACGTGGACGAGGAGTCGCTGCGCATCGGCGTCGAGACGCTGGCGGGCGCGATCGAGGCGTTCAGTCAGGAGCAGCGCTGA
- a CDS encoding Na+/H+ antiporter NhaC family protein: MQNEPTTESGEETSLRFRGGPAVSALPITLFIVWAVFQSGVLGIGDTSGLVVGMLVGLIAGLPFVRGDWKAYADAIFEGMTQEVAATAAVAWLWAGMFANTIQAGGFVDGLVWLAGVAEVGASLFPAVTFLLAAVLATGIGTGYGTTIAFVTLVFPAGVLLGTNPILLFGAILSGAVFGDNLAPVSDTTIVSAVTQDADIGGVVASRVKYAVIAAVPALGAYVIAGLTMATNEPAANAGVASGAAWGLLHLIPVAIVIGTAITGRHIVEAVSWGLASAFVLNVVLGATGRVDVGVSDMLVFAASENSGFAQALAGAPLIGAIVETVPAAEAGVGGSIYSGAVGFFPLIVLTLLIVAGAQIMRAGGGFEALQTWLLDTVATTVRRAEVTMVLGTAMVNAMVTINTAAEIAIAPYIRTLGRRFNINGYRRANILDANTSALGYIFPWGGGVLAGYTAMQGLPDEYEWFTAEMLVNPAAVFPYVFHGWFLVAVFLAAALTGFGLEYVSDRESKEVSRV, from the coding sequence GTGCAGAACGAACCAACGACCGAATCGGGTGAAGAGACGTCGCTCCGGTTCCGCGGCGGGCCGGCGGTCAGCGCGCTGCCGATCACGCTGTTCATCGTCTGGGCCGTGTTCCAGTCCGGCGTGCTGGGTATCGGCGACACGTCCGGCCTCGTCGTCGGGATGCTCGTCGGCCTGATCGCCGGGCTCCCGTTCGTCCGGGGCGACTGGAAAGCGTACGCGGACGCCATCTTCGAGGGGATGACCCAGGAGGTCGCGGCGACCGCCGCCGTCGCGTGGCTCTGGGCGGGGATGTTCGCCAACACCATCCAGGCCGGCGGGTTCGTCGACGGCCTCGTCTGGCTGGCCGGCGTCGCCGAGGTCGGCGCCTCGCTGTTCCCCGCCGTAACGTTCCTGCTCGCGGCGGTGCTGGCGACCGGGATCGGTACCGGCTACGGGACGACTATCGCGTTCGTGACGCTGGTGTTCCCGGCGGGCGTGCTGCTTGGGACGAACCCGATCCTCCTGTTCGGTGCGATCCTCTCGGGGGCGGTGTTCGGTGACAACCTCGCGCCCGTCTCGGACACGACCATCGTGAGCGCGGTGACACAGGACGCCGACATCGGCGGCGTCGTCGCCTCGCGCGTGAAGTACGCCGTCATCGCTGCGGTGCCGGCGCTGGGGGCGTACGTGATCGCGGGCCTGACGATGGCGACCAACGAGCCCGCCGCGAACGCGGGCGTCGCCTCCGGCGCGGCGTGGGGGCTGCTCCACCTGATCCCCGTCGCGATCGTCATCGGGACGGCCATCACGGGTCGCCACATCGTCGAGGCAGTGTCGTGGGGGCTCGCGAGCGCGTTCGTGTTGAACGTGGTGCTCGGCGCGACCGGCCGCGTCGACGTGGGCGTCAGCGACATGCTCGTGTTCGCCGCCTCGGAGAACTCCGGGTTCGCGCAGGCGCTCGCCGGCGCGCCACTGATCGGCGCGATCGTCGAAACCGTGCCGGCTGCGGAGGCTGGCGTGGGCGGGAGCATCTACTCGGGCGCGGTGGGGTTCTTCCCGCTGATCGTGCTGACGCTGCTGATCGTCGCCGGCGCACAGATCATGCGCGCCGGCGGCGGGTTCGAGGCGCTCCAGACGTGGCTGCTCGACACCGTCGCGACCACGGTGCGTCGCGCCGAGGTGACGATGGTGCTCGGCACCGCCATGGTCAACGCGATGGTGACGATCAACACCGCCGCCGAGATCGCGATCGCGCCGTACATCCGTACGCTCGGCCGGCGGTTCAACATCAACGGCTACCGCCGGGCGAACATCCTCGACGCCAACACCTCCGCGCTGGGGTACATCTTCCCGTGGGGTGGCGGCGTGCTCGCGGGGTACACCGCGATGCAGGGGCTCCCGGACGAGTACGAGTGGTTCACCGCCGAGATGCTGGTCAACCCCGCCGCGGTGTTCCCGTACGTGTTCCACGGCTGGTTCCTGGTGGCGGTGTTCCTCGCCGCCGCCCTGACCGGATTCGGACTGGAGTACGTTAGCGACCGCGAGAGCAAGGAGGTGAGTCGCGTATGA
- a CDS encoding uS10/mL48 family ribosomal protein codes for MTFVTTLTFRSGDRDVLDDTVDGLKQRVERKGAECKGPHQEQPEHHTVPLYSRCQPSEQLDPWNYTVYTRWLEIHGSDHIAREVVATDLPDSIRVEVDVERRASQAYR; via the coding sequence ATGACCTTCGTCACGACGCTCACGTTCCGGAGTGGGGACCGGGACGTTCTGGACGATACGGTGGACGGGCTCAAACAGCGAGTGGAGCGCAAGGGCGCCGAGTGTAAGGGCCCCCACCAGGAACAGCCGGAACACCACACCGTTCCGCTGTACAGCCGCTGCCAGCCGAGCGAACAGCTCGACCCGTGGAACTACACCGTCTACACCCGCTGGCTGGAGATCCACGGCTCCGACCACATCGCCCGCGAGGTCGTTGCAACCGACCTCCCCGACTCCATCCGCGTCGAGGTCGACGTGGAACGCCGCGCAAGCCAGGCGTACCGCTAA
- a CDS encoding bis(5'-nucleosyl)-tetraphosphatase, translated as MTVEATSAGAILFRDTRGEREYLLLKSRPGDWEFPKGGVEGEEELQQTAIREVTEEAGIEDFRLIDGFREEYDYVFEANGETIHKTVHLFIARSFEASAELSSEHRDMQWRDYDQALNTITQDGPRDILEEAHDYLDEVKEADGEGYVGTPA; from the coding sequence ATGACGGTCGAAGCGACGTCCGCCGGAGCCATCCTCTTCCGCGACACCCGCGGCGAACGGGAGTACCTTCTCCTGAAGAGCCGTCCCGGGGACTGGGAGTTTCCCAAGGGCGGGGTCGAGGGGGAAGAGGAGCTCCAGCAGACCGCGATCAGGGAAGTGACGGAGGAAGCCGGCATCGAGGACTTCAGACTCATCGACGGCTTCCGCGAGGAGTACGACTACGTGTTCGAGGCAAACGGGGAGACCATCCACAAGACGGTCCACCTGTTCATCGCGCGGTCCTTCGAGGCGAGCGCCGAGCTCTCCTCGGAGCACCGGGATATGCAGTGGCGCGACTACGATCAGGCGCTCAACACCATCACCCAGGACGGCCCCCGCGACATCCTCGAGGAGGCTCACGACTACCTCGACGAGGTGAAGGAGGCCGACGGCGAGGGGTACGTCGGCACGCCGGCGTAA